In one window of Pirellulales bacterium DNA:
- a CDS encoding GNAT family N-acetyltransferase has translation MNGTKVASEPQVVRLNWECEHFGFATGVLHARGLDDRDLWSALESARDAHFAFVVVTMEPDRVIDAALTCEFCGTLTDRKATFSQTLPLAQPANGRQGHPRSIAEYSAHATSPELLKLAIASGAHSRFNVDPRFPRERFLEMYRIWIERSVRREIADTVLVAHDPTIADGLNGMVTVAVANDTGKIGLLAVAEQARGRGVGRRLLESAHEWMRSHGADEARVITQMANSPACGLYRTCGYTLSAVEDYYHFWPLVAG, from the coding sequence GTGAACGGCACAAAAGTCGCCAGCGAACCGCAGGTCGTTCGGCTTAACTGGGAATGCGAGCATTTTGGCTTTGCCACGGGGGTTCTGCATGCCCGCGGCCTCGACGATCGGGATCTTTGGTCGGCTCTCGAATCGGCGAGAGACGCGCATTTCGCGTTCGTTGTCGTAACGATGGAGCCAGACCGTGTGATCGACGCTGCGCTGACCTGCGAATTCTGCGGAACTCTGACGGACCGCAAAGCGACGTTTTCCCAGACTTTGCCATTGGCACAGCCCGCCAACGGCAGGCAGGGGCACCCGCGGAGCATCGCCGAATATTCGGCGCACGCAACGTCGCCTGAGTTATTGAAGCTGGCAATTGCCTCAGGAGCGCATTCGCGATTCAATGTTGACCCGCGTTTTCCGAGGGAGCGCTTTTTAGAGATGTATCGCATCTGGATCGAGCGCAGTGTCCGTCGCGAAATCGCCGACACGGTCCTCGTAGCGCACGATCCGACAATCGCGGACGGGCTGAACGGAATGGTCACGGTGGCCGTGGCGAACGACACCGGAAAGATCGGTTTGCTCGCCGTGGCCGAGCAGGCACGCGGCCGCGGCGTGGGACGCCGATTGCTAGAAAGTGCCCATGAGTGGATGCGGTCGCACGGCGCTGATGAGGCACGAGTGATCACTCAAATGGCGAATTCGCCTGCCTGTGGCCTGTATCGTACCTGCGGCTACACGCTCTCGGCCGTCGAGGATTATTATCACTTCTGGCCCCTGGTCGCGGGCTGA
- a CDS encoding glycosyltransferase family 2 protein has product MSLPRINPTNHQSGIVQRAMPLAGEDKRAPVAGSVGLRHDEGRSIELSVVIPVYNSATILPRLVTRLRTVLDATGKSYEVVFVEDGSPDGSWRVLAALQKQNPEHIVAVQLMRNYGQHNALMCGFRHARGALIVTMDDDLQHPPEEIPKLLDTISADDLDLVYGCYDKKKHPPLKNIGSAVVNAFFRRVFRLPVTVTSFRVFRRELLDAILPYTRPFTFIDGLLAWNTRRVGKVTVEHHPRNEGRSGDSLGKMVTLALNLFTNFSLLPLQVVSLLGCMAAFCGMTTGVYYLYLHFTGSITTPGYASIIVSVLTLGGLQLLGLGVMGEYLGRLHLNVNGKPQYHERNVLDELAGDRSNQMRPSAIERSVESQAS; this is encoded by the coding sequence ATGAGTTTGCCCAGGATTAATCCGACAAATCACCAATCCGGCATCGTGCAACGCGCGATGCCTCTGGCAGGCGAAGACAAACGTGCGCCCGTGGCCGGATCCGTCGGCTTGCGGCACGACGAAGGTCGTTCGATTGAACTGTCGGTGGTTATCCCCGTCTACAACTCTGCGACAATCCTCCCGCGCTTGGTGACCCGCCTGCGAACAGTGTTGGACGCTACGGGCAAATCATATGAGGTGGTCTTTGTAGAAGACGGCAGCCCCGATGGTTCGTGGCGCGTGCTGGCCGCTTTGCAAAAACAAAATCCGGAACACATCGTGGCCGTGCAATTGATGCGCAACTATGGCCAGCATAACGCGCTGATGTGTGGATTTCGTCATGCGCGAGGCGCGCTCATCGTCACGATGGACGATGATCTGCAGCATCCGCCCGAGGAGATTCCCAAACTCCTCGACACGATCTCCGCAGACGATTTGGACCTGGTCTATGGCTGTTACGACAAAAAGAAGCATCCACCGCTTAAGAATATCGGTTCGGCCGTAGTCAATGCATTCTTTCGCAGGGTCTTTCGATTGCCCGTTACGGTGACGTCGTTCCGGGTCTTTCGTCGCGAGTTGCTGGATGCGATCTTGCCTTATACCCGTCCATTTACTTTCATAGATGGGTTATTGGCCTGGAACACGCGACGCGTCGGCAAGGTCACTGTGGAACATCATCCGCGTAACGAGGGGCGTTCCGGCGATTCCTTGGGCAAGATGGTGACGCTAGCCCTGAATCTTTTCACTAATTTCTCGCTGCTGCCGCTGCAGGTAGTTTCCCTGCTGGGCTGCATGGCGGCCTTCTGTGGGATGACCACTGGCGTGTACTACCTGTACCTCCATTTCACGGGCAGTATTACCACGCCAGGTTATGCTTCGATTATCGTCTCGGTTCTCACGCTGGGCGGCCTGCAGTTGCTCGGGCTGGGGGTCATGGGCGAGTACCTGGGACGCCTGCATCTGAACGTGAATGGTAAGCCGCAATACCACGAGCGAAACGTTCTCGATGAACTGGCCGGTGATCGATCGAACCAAATGCGCCCTAGCGCTATTGAGCGCAGTGTCGAATCGCAGGCGTCGTGA